Proteins encoded within one genomic window of Bacillus thuringiensis:
- a CDS encoding DUF3797 domain-containing protein gives MDLIIQTFPLDGKTLYYVQCPVCKNNRILNSGANVSRIISDDTFRKLCGCTCDVKQTATKVEAPKKVKKEAVKKEAAPKRTGKVLTAVINGKEMTVKEIAETYDISTSTVRQRINAGKPESEIIAPTKKK, from the coding sequence ATGGATCTTATTATACAAACGTTTCCTTTAGATGGAAAAACTTTATATTATGTACAATGTCCTGTCTGTAAGAACAATAGAATTTTAAACAGTGGTGCAAACGTATCACGCATTATTAGCGATGATACATTCCGTAAACTTTGTGGTTGCACTTGTGATGTAAAACAAACTGCGACAAAAGTAGAGGCACCAAAAAAAGTTAAAAAAGAAGCTGTAAAGAAAGAAGCAGCTCCAAAACGTACAGGTAAAGTATTAACAGCAGTAATTAACGGGAAAGAAATGACTGTTAAAGAGATTGCTGAGACATACGATATTAGTACAAGTACGGTTCGTCAGCGTATTAACGCTGGAAAACCAGAGAGTGAAATTATTGCTCCAACAAAGAAGAAGTAA